A single window of Oncorhynchus keta strain PuntledgeMale-10-30-2019 chromosome 34, Oket_V2, whole genome shotgun sequence DNA harbors:
- the LOC127914992 gene encoding uncharacterized protein LOC127914992 yields the protein MVEVSCHCAEEDCYGNINFIYVGDEKDRDKEDGTEIVLHSCTVAVTPQSSQIPQPPQPSQPQTPQPHQPPQAPQAHQPHQPHQPPQAPQAHQTSQPQSLQPHQSPQAPQPFQPQPHQPHQPHQAPQPPQSHQPPQAPQPHQPHQPPQSHQPPQSSQPSQPQPHQPHQPPQSHQPPQSSQPSQPQPHQPHQPPQSHQPPQSSQPSQPQPHQPHQPHQPHQAPQPHQSHQPPQSSQPQPHHPHQSHQPHQPHQPPQAPQPHQPHQPPQSHQPPQSHQPPQSSQPQPHQPHQPPQSSQPFQPQPHQPHQPHQAPQPHQSHQPPQSSQPQPHHPHQSHQPHQPNQPHQPHQPHQPHQTDQPHQPP from the coding sequence ATGGTAGAGGTGTCGTGCCACTGTGCTGAAGAGGATTGCTATGGTAACATTAATTTCATCTACGTGGGGGATGAGAAAGATAGAGACAAAGAAGATGGGACAGAGATAGTCCTGCACTCCTGTACTGTAGCTGTCACTCCTCAGAGTAGCCAAATACCTCAACCACCTCAACCATCTCAACCTCAAACACCGCAACCTCATCAACCACCTCAAGCACCTCAAGCACATCAACCCCATCAACCCCATCAACCACCTCAAGCACCTCAAGCACATCAAACATCTCAACCTCAATCACTGCAACCGCATCAATCACCTCAAGCACCTCAACCATTTCAACCTCAACCACATCAACCTCATCAACCTCATCAAGCACCTCAACCACCTCAATCTCATCAACCACCTCAAGCACCTCAACCACATCAACCTCATCAACCACCTCAATCTCATCAACCACCTCAATCATCTCAACCATCTCAACCTCAACCACATCAACCTCATCAACCACCTCAATCTCATCAACCACCTCAATCATCTCAACCATCTCAACCTCAACCACATCAACCTCATCAACCACCTCAATCTCATCAACCACCTCAATCATCTCAACCATCTCAACCTCAACCACATCAACCTCATCAACCTCATCAACCTCATCAAGCACCGCAACCACATCAATCTCATCAACCACCTCAATCATCTCAACCTCAACCACATCATCCTCATCAATCACATCAACCTCATCAACCTCATCAACCACCTCAAGCACCTCAACCACATCAACCTCATCAACCACCTCAATCTCATCAACCACCTCAATCTCATCAACCACCTCAATCATCTCAACCTCAACCACATCAACCTCATCAACCACCTCAATCATCTCAACCATTTCAACCTCAACCACATCAACCTCATCAACCTCATCAAGCACCTCAACCACATCAATCTCATCAACCACCTCAATCATCTCAACCTCAACCACATCATCCTCATCAATCACATCAACCTCATCAACCAAATCAACCTCATCAACCACATCAACCTCATCAACCACATCAAACAGATCAACCTCATCAGCCaccttaa